From a single Maylandia zebra isolate NMK-2024a linkage group LG3, Mzebra_GT3a, whole genome shotgun sequence genomic region:
- the LOC143416524 gene encoding transmembrane protein 272-like: MESSNLLGRIRNRPKPPATALAIFSAIFCIMPIAQIAIGAIYLHECPRQHYIPIYLIVLGLSSLLFVLLSYFPCAKEPEEGTSNPLSTIYKAWNLLAMFFVPCWFIAGDVWIYSIYQPNYDKNTTNVDPYCNKTLYLFAFWINTLVNISVGFFFLGVFLFLLGFCLYRGANPAADV, encoded by the exons ATGGAGAGCAGTAACCTTCTGGGACGCATCCGGAACCGTCCAAAACCCCCAGCAACCGCACTAG cGATCTTTAGCGCGATATTTTGCATCATGCCCATTGCTCAGATTGCAATTG GGGCAATATACCTTCATGAGTGTCCGCGCCAGCACTACATCCCCATCTATCTGATAGTGTTAGGACTCTCAAGCCTGTTGTTCGTGTTGCTCTCCTACTTTCCCTGTGCCAAAGAGCCAGAAGAAGGCACCTCCAACCCTCTGAGCACAATCTACAAAGCCTGGAACTTACTGGCAATGTTCTTTGTCCCCTGCTGGTTTATCGCTG GTGATGTATGGATCTACTCTATTTATCAGCCCAACtatgacaaaaacacaacaaacgtGGACCCCTACTGCAACAAGACCCTTTACCTGTTTGCCTTCTGGATAAACACTTTGGTTAATATctcagttgggttttttttcctgggcGTCTTCTTGTTCCTCCTCGGCTTCTGCCTGTATAGGGGTGCCAATCCTGCCGCCGACGTGTAA
- the LOC143416526 gene encoding transmembrane protein 272-like, giving the protein MANSNLLGRIRNHPQPPAPALAISKVILCGMPIAQIAIGTIYLHECPRERFIPIYLIVVGVFGLILSLLSCLPCARESEEGTSNPLSTICTTWNSLTSVFLFCWFIAGNVWIYSIYQPNYTKNTTDVSTYCNKTLYLFAFWTTTLVYILIGLFFVCGFLVLLCFCLCGRADPDDDV; this is encoded by the exons ATGGCGAACAGTAACCTTCTGGGACGCATCCGGAACCATCCTCAACCCCCAGCACCCGCTCTAG CGATTTCAAAGGTGATTTTGTGCGGCATGCCCATTGCTCAGATTGCAATTG GGACAATATACCTTCATGAGTGTCCGCGTGAGCGCTTCATCCCCATCTATCTGATAGTGGTGGGAGTCTTTGGCCTGATTCTGTCGTTGCTCTCCTGCTTGCCCTGCGCCAGGGAGTCCGAAGAAGGCACCTCCAACCCTCTGAGCACAATCTGCACAACCTGGAACTCCTTGACATCTGTCTTTCTCTTCTGCTGGTTTATTGCTG gtaatGTATGGATCTACTCTATTTATCAGCCCAACTacaccaaaaacacaacagatgtgAGCACCTACTGCAACAAGACCCTGTACCTGTTTGCCTTCTGGACCACCACTCTGGTTTACATCCTGATCGGTTTGTTTTTCGTGTGCGGCTTCTTGGTCCtcctctgcttctgtctgtgtggccGTGCCGATCCCGATGACGACGTGTAA